Within the Nocardioides humi genome, the region GCGGGGAGCAGGTCCGGCGCGGCGCGGGCGACGCCGGGGCCCACCATGCTGACCATCGCGTCGGTCTGCCGGGCCGCGGTCGCCCGCTCGCCGAGCGTGGACGGGTCCCCTGCGGTGACCTGGCTCCGCACCTCCCTGCCGAACTCGCGTGGCGTCTGCCCGAACCGCTGTTTGAACGCACGGGTCAGGCCGTTGCGGCTCGCGAAGCCGACCCGGGTGGCCACCTGGTCGACGTCGTAGCCGGCCGCCAGGAGCTCGACGGCCGCGCCGAGCCGGCAGCCGAGTCGCCACTGCTCGAAGGTGAGGCCGGTGTCGGCGACGAAGGCCCGGCGCAGGCTGCGCGCGCTGCACAGCACGCGGGTCCCCCACTGCTCGACGGTGAGGTCGAGGGCGGGGTCGCGCAGCAGCTCCTCGGCCAGTGCCCGGGCGCCCCGGGCCTTCGGCACCGGAGGCGGCGAGAGGGTCGTCGCAGGGTCGGTCTCGTGGCGGTGGCGCCGCGCGGGGCGCAGCAGGTCGGCGATGGCGCTCCCGGGATAGCCGTGCGCGCTGTACGGGGTGACCTGGAGGTTGAAGTGCTGGATCAGCCAGTCCTGCCAGTCGTCGGGGACCTCGAACCCGGTGGGCGTGCTCGGTGCGCCGGATCCGATGGTGGCCTGGGGCGAGAGGGGGAAGGCGACGGTGCCCGGTTCGGTGGCGATCACGCGGTCGCGCCAGCCGTCGGCCGGGATCCAGATCCCCTGTCCGCGGCCGAGCCGGTACGGCGCGGCGTCGTCGAGGTGGATGTGGGCGGTGCCGGTGCGCACCCAGAGCAGCATCGGGCGGCGCGGCATGCCGGTCTCGTCCGCGCGGGCCCCCGGGATCGGCGGCGGATCGCTCGGGGCGGCAAGCGAGGGCGGATGGATCACATCCTAAGTATGCGGCAGTCTGCGCACCCCGACGAGAGTGAGGATTACCTAACCTTAGCAGCGGCCCTCCTGCCGACGGTGGCGCGCGGCCCCCTCCCCTCGAAGCGATCCGAAAGGGCTGCGCCCGACATGCCGAAGACCTCACGCCGGCTCACCGTGCACCCCCTGACCCTGCGGGAGGTCGAGGTCGTCCGGGTGGTGGACCTGACGCCGGGGATGCGACGCGTCACCCTGTCCGGCGAGCAGCTGCGCGCGTTCACCTCGGCGAACGGCCTCCCGCAGCCGGCGTTCGACTCGCCGGGCTTCGACGACGACATCGCGCTCTACTTCCCGTACCCGGGCCAGAGCGAGCCGGTGCTGCCGGTACAGCAGGAGAGCGGCCTGAGCACGCCCCGGGACCCGCGGCCACTGTCGCGGGAGTACACCGTCCGCCGCTGGAGCCCGGAGACCGGCGAGCTGGATGTCGACTTCGTCGAGCACGGCATCGGGGTCGGCACGACCTGGGCCCACCGCGCCCAGCCGGGCGACCGCATCCACGTCACCGGTCCCAGCAGCTCGAAGGCGTTCCCGGTGGCGGACTGGCTGCTCGCGGCCGGCGACGACACCATGATCCCCGCGATCGCCCGCCTGCTCGACGAGCTGCCCGACGACGCGCGGGCGCAGGTGTTCATCGAGGTCGCCGAGGAAGCCCACCGGCTGGAGCTGCGGGCGCTGCCGCACGTCCAGGTGACCTGGCTGGTGCGCGACGGCGCCGAGGCGGGTACGACGACGCTGCTCGTCGACGCGGTCCGGAGCGCCACCTGGTGGGACGGCCGCCCGTTCGCGTGGATCGCGGGCGAGCGGACCGCCGTACGGGACCTGCGCCGGCACCTGGTCGAGGACCGCGGCATGGCGAAGCAGGACATCGAGTTCACCGGGTACTGGCGGCGCGGCGAGGTCGTCGCCCTGGAGACCGACGAGGCGGTGCCCGACCCCGAGAGGTCGATCACGCCGTTCGACCGGCTCCATGAGCTGACCGAGCTGATCGCGCCGATCGCGATCCGCACCGCCGTCGAGCTGGACGTCGCCGAGCTGATCTCCCGGGGTGTGAGCAGCGTGGCGGACCTGGCCGCCCGGGCCGGCGCCGACGAGCGGGCGCTGGGCAAGCTGCTGCGCTACCTGCACGCGCTGGACGTCGTGACCGAGACCGAGCCGGGCCACTACGGCCTCGCGCCCATGGGAGAGGTCCTGACCGTCGAGTTCATGGCGGACTACCTGCACCCGGCCGGCGCGCTGGGCCGGGAGATGCTCGGCATCCACGGGCTCACCGAGGCGATCCGCACCGGCCGGGCGTCGTACGCCTCCGTCACGGGCCGGACGTACGCCGACGCACGAGCCGAGCAGGACTACGAGGACCGCTACCTGGAGCGCCTCGCCGAGCTCCAGTCCGCGCTGGCGGTGTCGATCGCCACCTCGGACCTCCTGAAGGGCGTCGAGCACCTGGTGATCCACTCCGACGGCGCCGGCGCCCAGGCCGGCGAGTTCGTCAACGTCCACCCGGACCTCCGGGTCACGATCTGCGCGCTGCCCGCCCAGGCCGACTGGCTGCGCCGCGACCTGCCCGCCACGATCCCCGACGAGCAGCAGCACGCCCGCGTCCATGTGGTCGAGCAGTCCGTCTTCGAGCCCGGCCCGGCCTCGGACGCCGTGCTCGTCAGCCGCGCGCTCACGTCGCTGCCCGACGCCGACGCCGCCCACGCGCTGCGCCGCGCGTCCGAGAGCGTCCTGCCGGGCGGACGGGTGCTGCTGATCGAGGAGGTCTTCGACACCGACGACCTCGACGAGCACGACGGCGAGGCCGACCTGCTCGCCCTCACCGTCCACGGCTCCGGACTGCGCACCGCCACCGAGCTCGACGCCGTCATCGCCGGAGCAGGTCTCGTCCGCAGCGCGACCCACACCGTCGGCTGGGGCACCACTGTCCACGAGCTCGTGCCTGCCGACACCCACTGACCTCATCCCCATGCTGAAGAGAAGGAAGCACACATCCATGACCATGACACCCCTGAGACGCCGCGGCGCGGCCCTGACCGCGGCCCTGCTGGGCTCCGCGCTCGTCCTCAGCGCCTGCGGCAGCGACGGCGACGCCGACGACGCGACCGGCGAGACGCGCAGCGTCGAGGCCGACAACGGGACGGTCGAGGTTCCCGTCGACCCGCAGCGGGTCGCGGTTCTCGGCAACGCGGTCCTGCCGTACCTCGACCTCGGCGGCGAGCCGATCGCGGTCACCGACCTGGACAGCAGTGCGCTGGCCGACCTCCCGTCCGACCAGCGGGCCGCCTACGACGCCGCGACGAACGTGGGCGTGAACGGCGGCGAGGCCGACTACGAGAAGCTCGCGAAGCTGGAGCCGGACCTCATCGTCATCGCGGTGCCCGAGAGCGACTACGAGAAGCTCGAGGACAAGCTGACCTCGATCGCACCGACCGTCCACCTGGGCTTCGACAGCGACTGGAAGTTCCGCGCCACCGCCCTGGCGGAGGCGACCGGCGAGACGGACGCGTTCGACGAGCAGAAGGCGAGCTACGACGACGTGGTCACCAGGATCCAGCAGGAGCACGGCGACACCCTGAAGACCGCGAAGATCACCGAGGCCTACCGCTGGGAGTCGGAGGATGCCGGCAAGTTCAGCATCAACGGCTCGCTGTGCGCCGAGGTCGTCCGCGACGAGGGCATCGTCGACTTCGCTCCGGCCGAGTTCTCGGTGTCGTTCGAGCAGATCGGCAGCCTGGCCGAGAGTGACCTGATCCTGTACCCCGCAGCCATCGACGGCCAGCCGTCGGAGGCCATCGTCCCCGTGCTGGAGACCAACTCCTGGAAGGCGCTCCCGGCGGTGACGTCCGGCCGCGCGCAGGGGATCTACTGCCCGTGGGGCAGGTCGTTCGGCTTCGCCGCCCAGTATCTGGAAGGCCTCGAGCGAGCCCTGGCGACGCTCGAGACCGAGCAGTGACGACCTTCCCGCGACGGCTGCATCTCCCGGCGACCCCGATGAACCCGATGACGAGCAGAAGGAAGAGCACACCCATGACCACGACACCGAGACGACGCGGCTCGGCCGCAGCCGCCGTACTCCTGAGCGCCGCGCTCGTCCTCGCCGCCTGCGGCAGTGACGGCGACGCCGCCGGCGACAAGGCGGGCGAGACGCACAGCGTCACGGCCGACAACGGGACGATCGAGGTTCCCGTCGACCCGCAGCGGGTCGTCACGATCGGCAACACGACGCTCCCGTTCATCGACATGGGCGGCGAGCCGGTGGGCGTCACCGACGTGTCCGCCTCCGAGCTCGGCCTCATTCCCGAGGACCAGAGGACCACGTTCGAGGCGGGCACGAGCCTCGGCGCCAGCGCCGACCAGATCGACCTGGAGCAGCTCGCCGGCCTGGAGCCGGACCTCATCCTGGCCCAGTTCCCCGAGAGCGAGTTCGAGCCGCTCGAGAAGCAGCTGGGGTCGATCGCCCCGACGGTCTTCTGGGGGCTCGGCACCGAGTGGAAGGCCTTCGCCGACGGACTTGCGCAGGCCGGCAACCTGACGGACGGGCTCGGCGAGCAGAAGGCCGAGTTCGAGGACAAGATCACCCGGATCCAGGAGACCTACGGCGAGATCATCGACGACACCTCGTTCGTCAATCTCGACCGCTGGGCGAGCTCCGATCCCGGGACGTTCTCCATCGCGGACTTCGGCTGCGTCGAGATCGCCCAGGACGACATCGGCATGGACTTCCCGAGGGCCGCCGAGGGCGAGGACCCCCTGGGCTGGACCTCCCTGCCGTTCGAGCAGCTCGCGGAGCTGTCCGAGTACGACGTGATCACCTACCCCGTCGACGCCGAGGGCCGGCCGACGGAGCCCTTCGCGCCGGTGGTCGAGACCAACACCTGGAAGGCGCTGCCTGCCGTGGGCTCCGGTCGCGCGCTCGGCGTCTTCTGCCCCGGCAACAACTCCTACGGGCCCGTCCTGCAGTACCTGGACTCGCTCGACGCCGCTCTGGCCACCCTGCCCGCCAAGGAGTGACAGCTCTCGCACTGCGCCGCGACGGCCCGGGCACCGTGAAGGTGCCCGGGCCGCGCCGGCGTCTGATCGGGCTGGTCGTCGCGCTCGTGGCGCTGCTGGTCCTGCTGGTGCTGAGCGTGATGATCGGGTCGACCGCGATCGCGCCGTCGGTGGTGTGGGACGCCCTGTTCCGTCCATCCGCCGACATCGACCAGTTCGCGATCCGCGACTACCGGCTGCCGCGGACCGTCGCCGGCCTCGCGGTGGGCGCCGCGCTCGGGCTCTCCGGTGCGTTGATGCAGGCGCTGACCCGCAATCCACTGGCCGAGCCGGGCATCCTCGGCGTCAACGCGGGCGCGTCGTTCGCGGTGACGGTCGCCGTGGGACTGCTCGGCGTCCGCGACATCGGTGACTACATGTGGTTCGCCTTCGCCGGGGCACTGGTCGTGACGATCATGGTGCTCGCCCTCGGGTCGACCCGGCAGGGTCAGTCGCCGGTGGCGATGGTGCTGGCCGGAATCTGCATCGGCGCGGTGCTCGGGGGCGCCCGGGAGGCGCTCCAGCTGACCAACCCGGAGGCCTTCGACGCGATGCGGTCCTGGAACGCCGGGTCGATCCTGGGGCGGCCGCTGGAGATCGTCTGGCCGATCCTGCCGTTCTTCGCCGTGGCGATCGTCCTGGCGTTCGCGGTGGCGGGCCCGCTCAACGCCATGGCCCTGGGCGACGAGCTGGCCGTCGCCCAGGGTGTCCGGCTGGCACGTACCCGCGTCCTCGCGGTCATCGCGCTCACCCTGCTCGCCGGAGGCGCCACCGCGATCGCCGGCCCCATCGCGTTCGTCGGACTCATGGTCCCGCACGTCGCTCGCTGGATCGTCGGCCCGCACCAGCGCTGGATCTTCGCCTACAGCGTCCTTCTCGGCCCGATCCTGCTGCTGGCCTCCGACATCCTCGGCCGCGTCGTCATGCACCCGAGCGAGGTCCCCGTCGGCGTCGTCACCGCCTTCGTGGGCGCGCCCGTGCTGATCGCGCTCGCGCGGCGGAAGAGGGCGAGCGGGCTGTGAGCGCGGTGGACTTCGGACGGCGGGTGCTGGTGCTGCGGCGCCGGCGGATCGCTGTACGGCTCGAGCGGCGATCGGTCCTCGTCTGCACAGCACTCGCGGTCGCGGCGGCCGGCCTGGCGGTGCTCGCGCTGATGACCGGCTCCTATCAGCTGAGCGCCGGCCAGGTGGTCTCCGCGCTGACCGGCGGCGAGACCGGGCTGGTCCACGACATCGTGGTCGAGTGGAGGCTGCCCCGCGTGGTTGCGGCGCTGGTGTTCGGTGCCGCGCTGGGGGTGAGCGGGGCCGTGTTCCAGTCGCTCCTGCGCAACCCGCTGGCGGACCCCGGTCTCATCGGATTCTCCCAGGGCTCCTACACCGGTGCGCTGGTCGTGATCCTGGTCGTCAACGGCAGCTATCTGCAGCTGGTCGGCGGAGCGCTGCTGGGCGGGATGGCCACGGCTGTCGCGGTCTATCTGCTCGCCTACCGCCGCGGAGTGCAGGGATTCCGGCTGATCGTCGTCGGCATCGGAGTCTCGGCGACGCTGGAGTCGCTCAACATCTGGCTGATCCTCAAGGCGGAGCTGGAGCAGGCGATGGCCGCGGCTGCGTGGGGGGCCGGGTCGCTCAACGGCGTGTCCTGGAACCAGGTGGTCCTCGGCGGCTCCTGCATCGCCGTACTCCTGCTGCTGGCGGGCATGTCGAGCCGGCCGATGCGCCAGCTGGAGCTCGGCGACGACGCGGCCGCGTCCCAGGGGGTGCGGGTCTCGCCGGCCCGGCTCGGCCTGATCGTGGTGGGCGTGGCGCTGACCGCGACCGTCACGGCCGCATCCGGCCCGATCGCCTTCATCTCGCTGGTCGCACCGCAGATCGGACGCCGGCTCGCCCGCACCGGGGGGATCACCCTCGCTCCCGCCGCCTTCGTCGGCGCGTTGCTGTGCCTGGCGGCGGACTACGTCGCCCAGCACGTCGCCCCCACCCCGCTGCCCGTCGGGATGATCACCGTCATGCTCGGCGGCGGCTACCTCGGATACCTGCTGTTCACCGAAGCCAGGAGACGCCTGTGAGCGCAACCACGACCGACGTCCCGCGCCTCCGGGTGGAGTCGGCGACGATCGGCTACGACAAGCGGATCATCTCCGAGCACCTCTCGGTGGCGATCCCCGACGAGTCGTTCACGGTCATCGTCGGCCCGAACGCGTGCGGCAAGTCCACCCTGCTGCGCGGCCTCTCCCGGCTGCTGAAGCCGTCAGCCGGGCAGGTCGTGCTCGACGGTGCCGACATCACCTCCTTCAAGACCAAGGAGGTGGCCCGCAGGGTCGGCCTGCTGCCGCAGACGTCGATCGCGCCCGACGGGATCACCGTGGCCGACCTGGTGGCCCGCGGCCGATTCCCCTACCAGGGGTTCATGCGGCAGTGGACCGAGGCCGACGAGCAGGCAGTGCTCAGGGCGATGGACCAGACCGCGGTCACCGAGCTCTCCGGGCGCCTCGTGGACGAGCTGTCGGGCGGGCAGCGCCAGCGGGTGTGGGTGGCGATGGCGCTCGCGCAGCACACCGACATCCTGCTGCTGGACGAGCCGACCACCTTCCTCGACATCGCCCACCAGATCGAGCTGCTGGAGCTCTTCACCGACCTGCACCACGTCGGCCACACCCTGGTCGCCGTCCTGCACGACCTGAACCACGCTGCGCGCTACGGCACCCACCTGATCGCCATGAAGGACGGCCGGGTCGTCGCCGAGGGCACGCCGGACGAGGTCGTCACTGTCGAGCTGGTCGAGGAGGTGTTCGGTCTGCGCTGCCTGGTGGTGCCCGATCCGGCGGCCGGCAGTCCCCAGGTGGTGCCACTCGGGCGCGAACGACCCCGACGGGAGGACCGGAAGGCATGAGCGCGAGCAGCATCGAGAGACTGACGGCCGGTGAGTGGAGTCCCGAGAGATTCAGGCGGCATCTCGAGGAGACAGGCACCCCGCTCGTCGAGCGGGTCTCGGCGGGCGAGGTGGAGGTGACCTTCGTCGACGAGCCCGGGGACGACACGGCGGTCACCCTCTCGGTCGTCATCGGCCCCCGCATCGGCCGCAACACGATCGACACGGAGTTCGCGGCGGTGGCCGGGACATCGTTCCGCGCTCTCACGCTGCGGATGCGCTCCGACCTGCGCTTCTCGTACGTGTTCACCCGGCGGGGGTCGACGGGTGAGGAGGAACAGGTCCCGGACCCGTTCAACCCGCCGCCGAGGTTCTCGGCGTACCCGGAGGCGAGGTTCTCCGGGTCGTCGGTGGCCGCACTGCCCGATGCGGATCCGCTGCCCTGGCTCGACCAGGCCGAGAGGAGGCCAACGCCGGCCCTGGAGGTCGCGACGCTGGCGAGCGAGCTCCTGGGCAACGAGCGCCGGATCTGGGTCTCGATGCCCCCGGGAGAGCTCTCCGGCGAGAGCGCGCTGCCCTTCGTGATCCAGCTCGAC harbors:
- a CDS encoding helix-turn-helix transcriptional regulator, with product MPRRPMLLWVRTGTAHIHLDDAAPYRLGRGQGIWIPADGWRDRVIATEPGTVAFPLSPQATIGSGAPSTPTGFEVPDDWQDWLIQHFNLQVTPYSAHGYPGSAIADLLRPARRHRHETDPATTLSPPPVPKARGARALAEELLRDPALDLTVEQWGTRVLCSARSLRRAFVADTGLTFEQWRLGCRLGAAVELLAAGYDVDQVATRVGFASRNGLTRAFKQRFGQTPREFGREVRSQVTAGDPSTLGERATAARQTDAMVSMVGPGVARAAPDLLPATRTPPHANDAHVLTWVYRGSGYLDIGDRRYERERGVATWIPAGADHVTVLRENSVSLPLGNAGPGDLQLTAPLQVRFSPSWDDYLMFCSVSARSRLRPDGYDSRHILGLFAEQVAAQRALSVPMPTDPRARAAAMDYLRTIGTSGGSPALGVPSEVHRAFRDETDMTFSRWRYAARMRVARDLLVGGAKPSAVARRVGYAHLPTFSAAFSRFHGLSPREYQEREAERA
- a CDS encoding siderophore-interacting protein, whose protein sequence is MPKTSRRLTVHPLTLREVEVVRVVDLTPGMRRVTLSGEQLRAFTSANGLPQPAFDSPGFDDDIALYFPYPGQSEPVLPVQQESGLSTPRDPRPLSREYTVRRWSPETGELDVDFVEHGIGVGTTWAHRAQPGDRIHVTGPSSSKAFPVADWLLAAGDDTMIPAIARLLDELPDDARAQVFIEVAEEAHRLELRALPHVQVTWLVRDGAEAGTTTLLVDAVRSATWWDGRPFAWIAGERTAVRDLRRHLVEDRGMAKQDIEFTGYWRRGEVVALETDEAVPDPERSITPFDRLHELTELIAPIAIRTAVELDVAELISRGVSSVADLAARAGADERALGKLLRYLHALDVVTETEPGHYGLAPMGEVLTVEFMADYLHPAGALGREMLGIHGLTEAIRTGRASYASVTGRTYADARAEQDYEDRYLERLAELQSALAVSIATSDLLKGVEHLVIHSDGAGAQAGEFVNVHPDLRVTICALPAQADWLRRDLPATIPDEQQHARVHVVEQSVFEPGPASDAVLVSRALTSLPDADAAHALRRASESVLPGGRVLLIEEVFDTDDLDEHDGEADLLALTVHGSGLRTATELDAVIAGAGLVRSATHTVGWGTTVHELVPADTH
- a CDS encoding ABC transporter substrate-binding protein, which encodes MTMTPLRRRGAALTAALLGSALVLSACGSDGDADDATGETRSVEADNGTVEVPVDPQRVAVLGNAVLPYLDLGGEPIAVTDLDSSALADLPSDQRAAYDAATNVGVNGGEADYEKLAKLEPDLIVIAVPESDYEKLEDKLTSIAPTVHLGFDSDWKFRATALAEATGETDAFDEQKASYDDVVTRIQQEHGDTLKTAKITEAYRWESEDAGKFSINGSLCAEVVRDEGIVDFAPAEFSVSFEQIGSLAESDLILYPAAIDGQPSEAIVPVLETNSWKALPAVTSGRAQGIYCPWGRSFGFAAQYLEGLERALATLETEQ
- a CDS encoding ABC transporter substrate-binding protein, which codes for MTTTPRRRGSAAAAVLLSAALVLAACGSDGDAAGDKAGETHSVTADNGTIEVPVDPQRVVTIGNTTLPFIDMGGEPVGVTDVSASELGLIPEDQRTTFEAGTSLGASADQIDLEQLAGLEPDLILAQFPESEFEPLEKQLGSIAPTVFWGLGTEWKAFADGLAQAGNLTDGLGEQKAEFEDKITRIQETYGEIIDDTSFVNLDRWASSDPGTFSIADFGCVEIAQDDIGMDFPRAAEGEDPLGWTSLPFEQLAELSEYDVITYPVDAEGRPTEPFAPVVETNTWKALPAVGSGRALGVFCPGNNSYGPVLQYLDSLDAALATLPAKE
- a CDS encoding FecCD family ABC transporter permease, translated to MTALALRRDGPGTVKVPGPRRRLIGLVVALVALLVLLVLSVMIGSTAIAPSVVWDALFRPSADIDQFAIRDYRLPRTVAGLAVGAALGLSGALMQALTRNPLAEPGILGVNAGASFAVTVAVGLLGVRDIGDYMWFAFAGALVVTIMVLALGSTRQGQSPVAMVLAGICIGAVLGGAREALQLTNPEAFDAMRSWNAGSILGRPLEIVWPILPFFAVAIVLAFAVAGPLNAMALGDELAVAQGVRLARTRVLAVIALTLLAGGATAIAGPIAFVGLMVPHVARWIVGPHQRWIFAYSVLLGPILLLASDILGRVVMHPSEVPVGVVTAFVGAPVLIALARRKRASGL
- a CDS encoding FecCD family ABC transporter permease, whose protein sequence is MSAVDFGRRVLVLRRRRIAVRLERRSVLVCTALAVAAAGLAVLALMTGSYQLSAGQVVSALTGGETGLVHDIVVEWRLPRVVAALVFGAALGVSGAVFQSLLRNPLADPGLIGFSQGSYTGALVVILVVNGSYLQLVGGALLGGMATAVAVYLLAYRRGVQGFRLIVVGIGVSATLESLNIWLILKAELEQAMAAAAWGAGSLNGVSWNQVVLGGSCIAVLLLLAGMSSRPMRQLELGDDAAASQGVRVSPARLGLIVVGVALTATVTAASGPIAFISLVAPQIGRRLARTGGITLAPAAFVGALLCLAADYVAQHVAPTPLPVGMITVMLGGGYLGYLLFTEARRRL
- a CDS encoding ABC transporter ATP-binding protein, with amino-acid sequence MSATTTDVPRLRVESATIGYDKRIISEHLSVAIPDESFTVIVGPNACGKSTLLRGLSRLLKPSAGQVVLDGADITSFKTKEVARRVGLLPQTSIAPDGITVADLVARGRFPYQGFMRQWTEADEQAVLRAMDQTAVTELSGRLVDELSGGQRQRVWVAMALAQHTDILLLDEPTTFLDIAHQIELLELFTDLHHVGHTLVAVLHDLNHAARYGTHLIAMKDGRVVAEGTPDEVVTVELVEEVFGLRCLVVPDPAAGSPQVVPLGRERPRREDRKA